GGGCTGGACACGTCCGTCGTCGAACCAGACGCGACCCTGGCCCGATGCGCGCTCGAAGGCCCGGCGGCGAACGCCGAGTTCCTGTTGGGCGTCGGCGATATCGAAGCCATCGCGGAGTCCGGCGCGTTTCAGAACCTCGCGCGGCGGATGCCACAAGTCCTCGTCCACCCGCCCACGGCGCGCCTGCATCCGCGTTACGTCGACGCCGTACGCGCCGCCCTTGCGCGGTGCGCCTTCGCAGGCGTACGGCTCAGCGTAGCGGTCGTCGGCCCGATGTACGGCGGGTCATTGCCCATTACCCAGTATCTCGCCGATGCGTTCCGCGCGCTGGGACACCGCACGCTGCAGGTGGACAACGCCGCAGGCTGGCCGGTTTACGAGTTGATCACACAAAGCGTCGGGCACGGCCGCGCCAAGGCGCAACTGGGCCAGATGGTCACGAACCTGCTCGGCGAATGGACCTACGCGCGCGTCGCCGAGTTCAACCCTGAAATCTGCATCGTGCTCGCACAGGCGCCCGTCGGCCCGAGTTTCCCGGCGCGGCTCGCGGAGTCCGGCACGGTCTCCGCATTCTGGTTTGTGGAGAACTGGCGGCATATGCCCTATTGGAGGCAGGTCGCGCGTGAATACGATTACTTCTTTCACATCCAGCCCGGCGCCTTCGACCGCGAACTCGACGCGATCGGGTGCAGGCATCACGCTTTCGTGCAGACGGGTTGCGACCCGGCGGTACACCGGCCCGTGGAACTTGCGCCGGAGGAGCGCGACGAGTACTCGTGCGATATTTCCTTCGCCGGGGCCGGCTATTACAACCGCAACCGCTTTTTCCGCGGCCTGACGGACTACAAGTTCAAGATCTGGGGCGTCAACTGGACTCCACGCGAACTGGCGCGCCTCGTGCAGCGCCCCGAGCAGCGGTTCACGTCCGAAGAATTCATGAAGATCGTAGCGGGGTCCAGAATCAGTTTGAACCTCCATTCCAGCAACCGTTCCGAGGGCGTGGACCCCGGCTGCGACGCGATCAACCCGCGCGTCTTCGAGATCGCCGCGGCGGGCGGCTTCCAACTCTGCGACCCGTGCATCGGACTTGAAAGTCACTTCGATTTCAATACGGAATTGCCGGTCTTTACCTCGCTGTCCGAATTGCGCCGCAAGATTGATTACTTTCTCGCCCATCCCGCCGAGCGCGAGCAGGTCGCGCAACGCGCGCGCGACCGGGCGCTCCGCGATCACACCTATGAACGCCGCGCACAGCAGATGCTTGACCTGATCCTGGAACAGCACGGCCCGCGACTGCTCAAACGCGGCATCCGCGTGCAGCGTTCCGTCGCGGAGGTGCTCGAACGCGCCGGTTCCGGCGGCGAACTGGAACAGTATCTCGCGCTGTGGCCGAAAGAGGCCCTGTTCACGTACGACACGCTGCTCGACGTGCAGCAGCGGCGCACCGGCGAAGACCTTTACGCTGCGCGC
This genomic window from Candidatus Hydrogenedentota bacterium contains:
- a CDS encoding glycosyltransferase, with product MRPSDAWRTELRGQPARDDVQILDSRTGKPTLKAGAVLLHSRYDPEREAAQLVTSAGLDSARPVLVVGLGLGYHVLELLRRGLDTSVVEPDATLARCALEGPAANAEFLLGVGDIEAIAESGAFQNLARRMPQVLVHPPTARLHPRYVDAVRAALARCAFAGVRLSVAVVGPMYGGSLPITQYLADAFRALGHRTLQVDNAAGWPVYELITQSVGHGRAKAQLGQMVTNLLGEWTYARVAEFNPEICIVLAQAPVGPSFPARLAESGTVSAFWFVENWRHMPYWRQVAREYDYFFHIQPGAFDRELDAIGCRHHAFVQTGCDPAVHRPVELAPEERDEYSCDISFAGAGYYNRNRFFRGLTDYKFKIWGVNWTPRELARLVQRPEQRFTSEEFMKIVAGSRISLNLHSSNRSEGVDPGCDAINPRVFEIAAAGGFQLCDPCIGLESHFDFNTELPVFTSLSELRRKIDYFLAHPAEREQVAQRARDRALRDHTYERRAQQMLDLILEQHGPRLLKRGIRVQRSVAEVLERAGSGGELEQYLALWPKEALFTYDTLLDVQQRRTGEDLYAARVFAYLREVRDFAEALLKERR